A part of Oceaniferula flava genomic DNA contains:
- a CDS encoding redoxin domain-containing protein, producing the protein MHLRPLFIAPLLLAVGALTSVTAKPVPVKTLELGASAPDFTLPGVDGKNHSLKDFSGAKALVLIFTCNHCPDARAARGKMIALHKDYQDKGAAVVAISGNDNTALRLAEFSFSVYEDSFEDMKTVAKEEGYQFPYLYDGETQKTTLAYGAVATPHVFIFDAERKLRYHGRFDDARRSRKNIGTPYVREALDAVLAGEEVKTPVTRAHGCSTKWSWKRESVAKDNERWSNLPVTLADLDADAAKSLAANKSDKLRVINFWSTTCGPCVAEFPDLVNIARRYDMRPMEVITISTDPMSDRAKVVKFLEDKEAAASPRVAKTLKKEGRPSNNYIYSGENVDHLAEAIDAEWNGALPHTVIIAPGGKVVWRHNGKFDPIELRRQIITYFESQTKD; encoded by the coding sequence ATGCATTTGAGACCACTCTTCATTGCCCCGCTGCTGCTCGCCGTCGGGGCCCTCACCTCCGTGACTGCCAAGCCAGTTCCTGTGAAAACACTCGAGCTCGGGGCCTCTGCACCCGATTTCACCCTGCCCGGAGTCGACGGGAAAAATCACAGCCTCAAGGACTTCTCCGGCGCCAAAGCTCTGGTGCTTATTTTCACCTGCAACCACTGCCCGGACGCCCGCGCCGCCCGTGGCAAGATGATCGCTCTGCACAAGGATTATCAAGACAAGGGAGCTGCTGTGGTCGCCATTTCCGGCAATGACAACACCGCCCTGCGCCTCGCAGAATTCAGCTTCTCCGTTTACGAAGATAGCTTCGAAGACATGAAAACAGTGGCTAAAGAAGAAGGTTACCAATTCCCCTACCTCTACGATGGCGAAACGCAGAAGACCACACTCGCCTACGGAGCCGTGGCCACTCCCCATGTGTTCATTTTTGATGCCGAGCGCAAACTGCGCTACCACGGACGTTTCGACGACGCCCGCCGCAGCCGCAAAAACATCGGCACCCCCTACGTGCGTGAAGCTCTGGATGCCGTGCTCGCTGGCGAAGAAGTGAAAACCCCAGTCACCCGGGCGCACGGCTGCTCGACCAAGTGGTCCTGGAAACGTGAATCCGTCGCCAAGGACAACGAGCGCTGGAGCAACTTGCCAGTCACCCTCGCCGATCTCGATGCCGATGCGGCCAAGTCCCTCGCCGCAAACAAAAGCGACAAACTGCGCGTGATCAACTTCTGGTCCACCACCTGTGGCCCCTGCGTGGCTGAGTTCCCCGATCTGGTGAACATCGCCCGCCGCTACGACATGCGCCCGATGGAAGTCATCACCATCAGCACCGATCCAATGAGCGACCGCGCCAAGGTCGTCAAGTTTCTCGAAGACAAGGAAGCCGCGGCTTCCCCACGTGTGGCCAAGACCCTGAAAAAAGAAGGCCGCCCGAGTAACAACTACATCTACAGCGGTGAAAACGTCGACCATCTCGCCGAAGCCATCGATGCCGAGTGGAACGGAGCCCTCCCCCACACTGTAATCATCGCACCCGGCGGCAAGGTAGTATGGCGCCACAACGGCAAGTTCGACCCCATCGAACTACGCCGCCAGATCATCACCTACTTCGAGAGCCAAACAAAAGACTGA
- a CDS encoding ATP-dependent Clp protease proteolytic subunit: protein MKYRLISTLCLASLGGSVMAQNAAPANQAAPVKTEESEQSKLAAENALQAEKLKKELAEIRAKVSKLKLEKEAISEEMALAKLKQQLASQEADAKYAIEQKELAQAAEIAKQKSTQATSELKMMQAQWGMKTAKLEGEIAALEAQKKREAYANAKPVYLEDPLKEDGTLVISDRRISMNGPVTMATADHITTRINYYNNKNAEQPIFIVIDASPGGSVMAGYRILKSMEGSSAPVYVVVKSFAASMAASICTLAEKSYAYPNSVILHHQISSTITFANLNLTQQKEFYQESQKWWKRLAGPISKKMGISTDEFIQQMYAKTTSGDWTEFGTEAQKLKWVDHIVERIHETSLLKNPDLKRTASVTASANGLKETVDENGKPCVYLPRLTPKDCYFLYNQDGYYRMK from the coding sequence ATGAAATATCGACTTATCTCTACTCTATGCCTCGCCTCCCTAGGGGGTAGCGTGATGGCACAAAATGCCGCTCCAGCAAACCAAGCAGCTCCGGTGAAAACCGAGGAAAGCGAACAAAGCAAGTTAGCCGCCGAGAATGCGCTGCAGGCCGAAAAGCTGAAAAAGGAACTCGCCGAGATCCGCGCCAAGGTGTCCAAGCTGAAGCTGGAAAAAGAAGCCATCAGTGAGGAAATGGCCCTGGCCAAGCTGAAACAACAACTCGCCAGCCAAGAAGCCGACGCCAAATACGCCATTGAGCAAAAGGAACTGGCACAGGCTGCCGAGATCGCCAAACAGAAATCAACCCAGGCCACCAGCGAGCTGAAAATGATGCAAGCTCAGTGGGGAATGAAAACCGCCAAGCTGGAAGGTGAAATCGCCGCCCTCGAAGCCCAGAAAAAACGCGAAGCTTACGCCAACGCCAAACCTGTCTACCTCGAAGACCCGCTCAAAGAAGACGGCACCCTGGTGATTTCCGATCGCCGCATCTCCATGAACGGCCCGGTCACCATGGCCACGGCCGATCACATCACCACCCGGATCAACTACTACAATAACAAGAATGCCGAGCAGCCAATCTTCATCGTCATCGATGCCTCACCGGGCGGCTCCGTGATGGCCGGATACCGCATCCTCAAGTCCATGGAAGGCAGCAGCGCCCCCGTTTACGTGGTGGTGAAATCCTTCGCCGCTTCAATGGCCGCTAGCATCTGCACCTTGGCTGAGAAGTCTTACGCCTATCCGAACTCCGTGATCCTGCATCACCAAATCAGCTCCACCATCACCTTTGCCAATCTGAACCTGACCCAACAGAAGGAATTCTATCAGGAGTCTCAGAAATGGTGGAAACGTCTCGCCGGACCGATTTCCAAGAAAATGGGCATCAGCACCGATGAGTTCATTCAGCAAATGTATGCCAAGACCACCTCGGGCGACTGGACAGAGTTCGGCACCGAGGCTCAGAAGCTCAAGTGGGTGGACCACATCGTCGAGCGCATCCATGAGACATCCCTACTGAAAAACCCCGACCTGAAGAGAACTGCCAGCGTCACTGCCTCGGCCAACGGTCTGAAAGAAACCGTTGATGAAAATGGCAAACCCTGCGTCTACCTGCCACGCCTCACCCCCAAGGACTGCTATTTCCTCTACAACCAAGACGGCTACTACCGCATGAAGTAA
- the purB gene encoding adenylosuccinate lyase yields MIPNVLAERYASPAISSIWSAEGRIVLEREFWIAVMKAQKDLGLDIPQEAIDAYEAVKDQVNLEAIMERERITRHDVKARIEEFCDLAGHQHIHKGMTSRDLTENVEQLQVYRSLLVIRDKTIATLAQMKARSAQWRDLVITGRTHNVAAQPTTFGKRIAMNGEELLGALGMLNHLIDTYPVRGLKGAVGTQMDQLSLFDGDADKALQLEAKVCSHLGIPEVYTNVGQVYPRSLDMRTVSILADIASGPSSLCRTLRLMAGHETASEGFAKGQTGSSAMPHKMNSRSCERVNGFHVILKGHVTMAGGLAGDQWNEGDVSCSVVRRLMLPDAFFALDGLFETFLTVLGQMDAYPAVIEAENNHYLPFLMTTTIMMEAVKAGVGREAAHKVIKEHAVATVNDLRTGEIRENDLLNRLAGDDRIPLSYEQLYALLEEGRENTGTARSQVDHFGAEVGKLESAYPDAAKYTPGAIL; encoded by the coding sequence ATGATACCCAACGTCCTCGCCGAACGCTACGCCTCTCCTGCCATCTCATCCATCTGGTCCGCCGAAGGCCGCATTGTCTTGGAACGCGAGTTCTGGATCGCGGTGATGAAAGCCCAGAAAGACCTCGGACTGGACATCCCCCAGGAAGCCATAGATGCCTACGAAGCGGTCAAAGACCAGGTGAACCTCGAGGCCATTATGGAGCGCGAGCGCATCACCCGCCACGATGTCAAAGCCCGTATCGAGGAGTTCTGCGATCTCGCCGGCCACCAGCACATCCACAAGGGCATGACTTCGCGTGACCTGACGGAAAATGTCGAACAGCTCCAGGTGTATCGATCGCTTCTGGTTATCCGCGATAAAACCATCGCCACCCTCGCCCAGATGAAAGCCCGCTCGGCCCAGTGGCGCGATCTGGTGATCACCGGCCGCACCCACAACGTGGCCGCCCAGCCGACCACCTTCGGTAAACGCATCGCTATGAACGGCGAGGAACTGCTCGGTGCACTCGGCATGCTCAATCACCTGATCGATACCTATCCGGTGCGCGGCCTCAAGGGCGCTGTCGGCACCCAGATGGACCAGCTCTCCCTCTTCGATGGCGATGCCGACAAGGCACTCCAGCTCGAAGCCAAGGTGTGCAGTCACCTCGGCATCCCGGAAGTTTACACCAATGTGGGGCAAGTCTACCCACGCTCGCTCGACATGCGCACGGTTTCCATTCTGGCAGACATCGCATCCGGCCCGTCCTCACTGTGCCGCACCCTGCGCCTGATGGCCGGTCACGAGACCGCCAGTGAAGGTTTTGCCAAAGGCCAAACCGGCTCCAGCGCCATGCCTCACAAGATGAACTCCCGCTCTTGCGAGCGCGTCAATGGCTTCCACGTCATCCTCAAAGGCCACGTCACCATGGCTGGCGGACTTGCTGGCGATCAGTGGAACGAAGGCGATGTCTCCTGCTCCGTGGTGCGTCGTCTGATGCTGCCGGATGCCTTCTTCGCCCTCGACGGACTGTTCGAAACCTTCCTCACCGTGCTCGGCCAGATGGATGCCTACCCAGCCGTGATCGAAGCGGAAAACAATCACTACCTCCCCTTCCTGATGACCACCACCATCATGATGGAAGCGGTCAAGGCGGGAGTCGGTCGCGAGGCCGCCCACAAGGTGATCAAGGAGCACGCCGTGGCCACGGTGAACGACCTGAGAACCGGCGAGATCCGCGAAAACGACCTGCTGAACCGTCTCGCTGGAGACGACCGCATCCCGCTGAGCTACGAGCAACTCTACGCCCTGCTGGAAGAAGGCCGCGAAAACACCGGCACCGCCCGCAGCCAGGTGGATCACTTTGGCGCTGAAGTCGGCAAACTCGAAAGCGCCTACCCGGATGCTGCCAAATACACTCCGGGTGCGATTCTGTAA
- a CDS encoding PEP-CTERM sorting domain-containing protein (PEP-CTERM proteins occur, often in large numbers, in the proteomes of bacteria that also encode an exosortase, a predicted intramembrane cysteine proteinase. The presence of a PEP-CTERM domain at a protein's C-terminus predicts cleavage within the sorting domain, followed by covalent anchoring to some some component of the (usually Gram-negative) cell surface. Many PEP-CTERM proteins exhibit an unusual sequence composition that includes large numbers of potential glycosylation sites. Expression of one such protein has been shown restore the ability of a bacterium to form floc, a type of biofilm.), which yields MNITNYIKTYTVVAAFSLGSANAASILIQSDDFESLPEGVAPDAAQVQVRGLSLDPNGAGTNANNTYTGTLAVQVNAASGWRDVSSKYNAASGETYNGNARWDQTGNGGGIGIRIRANTGAATLDNAMQLTTLGATSVTMAYDIDLDDDSAYSLDIIYSADAAFTSPVVLQTYTSDGSDNGGWFSDSVTIQDGVGGVVFSDDAYFMIGRTSTSTGFSNPTFHVLDNIVITAEVVPEPSSAALLGLGGLGLLLRRRRA from the coding sequence ATGAACATAACTAATTATATCAAAACCTATACTGTGGTGGCGGCATTTAGTTTGGGGTCGGCCAATGCTGCCTCCATCTTAATTCAGTCGGATGATTTCGAGAGTTTGCCTGAGGGTGTGGCTCCGGATGCTGCTCAGGTACAAGTTAGAGGCTTGAGTTTGGATCCGAATGGAGCCGGAACCAATGCCAACAACACCTACACGGGCACTTTGGCTGTCCAAGTGAATGCCGCTTCAGGATGGCGCGATGTTTCCAGTAAATACAATGCCGCCTCTGGGGAGACCTACAATGGCAATGCCCGCTGGGATCAGACGGGGAACGGAGGGGGGATCGGCATACGCATTCGTGCCAATACCGGTGCTGCCACCTTGGACAATGCGATGCAGTTGACCACCTTGGGCGCCACTTCTGTGACGATGGCCTATGACATCGATCTGGACGACGACAGTGCCTATTCTCTGGATATCATCTACTCTGCGGATGCGGCATTTACGTCTCCTGTGGTGCTGCAGACCTACACCTCGGACGGCTCTGACAACGGGGGATGGTTCTCTGACAGTGTTACCATTCAAGATGGCGTGGGTGGTGTCGTTTTCTCTGATGATGCGTATTTCATGATTGGCAGAACCAGCACGAGCACAGGATTTTCCAATCCGACCTTTCACGTGCTGGATAACATCGTCATCACGGCTGAGGTTGTACCCGAACCTTCATCGGCGGCATTGTTAGGCCTTGGTGGACTCGGACTGCTGCTGCGTCGTCGTCGCGCATAG
- a CDS encoding c-type cytochrome, whose product MKFLRILTIVASAHLPLVPLQAEELEMTLPDGFKVEKLYQVPKKEQGSWVSMAWDPQGRLITSDQYGGLFRVTLKPFKVEPLKVKMGGAQGLLWFKDALYVSVASNAVVECGVYKLTDSTGDGELDKVELFTKLRQGGEHGPHALVPSPDGKWIYLACGNHSPLPKQVDFFYGTDSWGEDHLLPRQPDARGHARTMKAPGGWIVRFTPDGKKWELVSNGYRNAYDMAFNEHGELIAYDSDMEWDFGTPWYRPTRIAHVTSGSEFGWRNGTGKWPDYYLDSVPGIVDIGPGSPTGVVAGLGTKFPARYQRAIFAMDWTFATIYAIHMKPDGATYKAEKEEFLTSTGLPLTDAVVGPDGAIYFMAGGRRVDSALYRITYEGNEDVSPIKPTPVPEDFALRHKLEKMHAGSGDLAVIWPNLGHDDRAIRYAARIALEHLPYADWFGKVAAEKDTRTLCQLAVAVARHGSKEDAHAVLAQLATVDFSKLSTDVKLELLRAEALIMARHEKGSVDLVAQLDAHYPDSDDNVNRELCRVLSYLQSPTVVGKTLKMMAVEKKQTPPDWALLASRNPKYGTDVIGMLNNLPSLQDMHYAYCLRVVKTPWTKEQRKQYFTWFSQAAKKSGGQSYKGFIKNIRKSALENATEEERKMIASWKLGEVNNPFADLPPVKGPGRNWRVPAVSNLKGLDKADIVNGERMFRASLCAACHSVKGQGGGAGPDLSHAAGRFKLADFAEAIVEPHKVISDQYEFSLIRKRDGSFLTGKILDEKDAVLIVANNAFDFSKTVEVAEVDVKSITPSPVSPMPPGLINRLNEQELKDLMAYLLSLK is encoded by the coding sequence ATGAAGTTCTTACGAATATTAACTATTGTAGCATCCGCGCATCTGCCGCTCGTGCCTTTGCAGGCTGAGGAGCTGGAGATGACCCTGCCAGACGGGTTCAAAGTCGAAAAACTCTACCAAGTTCCCAAGAAGGAACAGGGGTCATGGGTATCCATGGCTTGGGACCCACAAGGTCGACTGATCACATCCGATCAATACGGCGGTCTGTTCCGCGTCACCCTGAAGCCATTCAAGGTGGAGCCACTGAAGGTGAAAATGGGCGGAGCCCAAGGCCTGCTTTGGTTCAAAGATGCACTCTACGTGTCCGTGGCGTCCAACGCCGTGGTGGAATGTGGTGTGTATAAACTCACCGATAGCACGGGCGACGGCGAGCTCGATAAGGTGGAGCTGTTCACCAAGCTCAGACAGGGTGGGGAACACGGACCACACGCACTGGTGCCTTCTCCCGACGGTAAGTGGATTTACCTCGCTTGTGGTAACCACAGCCCACTGCCTAAACAGGTCGACTTTTTCTATGGAACGGACAGCTGGGGTGAAGATCACCTGCTGCCTCGTCAGCCGGACGCCCGCGGTCACGCCCGCACGATGAAGGCCCCCGGTGGTTGGATTGTGCGTTTCACTCCCGATGGTAAAAAGTGGGAGCTGGTCAGCAATGGCTACCGCAATGCTTACGATATGGCATTCAACGAACACGGCGAGCTGATCGCTTACGATTCGGACATGGAGTGGGACTTCGGCACACCGTGGTATCGCCCTACCCGCATCGCTCATGTGACCAGCGGCTCTGAGTTCGGCTGGCGCAATGGCACCGGCAAATGGCCTGACTACTACCTCGACAGCGTTCCTGGCATCGTGGATATCGGTCCGGGTTCTCCCACCGGTGTGGTGGCTGGCCTTGGAACCAAGTTCCCAGCACGCTACCAGCGGGCGATTTTCGCCATGGACTGGACCTTCGCCACCATTTACGCGATTCACATGAAGCCTGACGGGGCGACCTACAAGGCAGAGAAGGAAGAATTCCTCACCAGCACAGGTCTGCCACTCACCGATGCGGTGGTGGGACCCGACGGCGCCATTTACTTCATGGCCGGCGGCCGTCGCGTGGATTCCGCGCTTTACCGTATCACTTACGAAGGAAACGAGGACGTTTCCCCGATCAAACCCACTCCTGTGCCGGAAGACTTCGCGCTGCGTCACAAGCTGGAGAAAATGCACGCTGGCTCAGGCGATCTGGCCGTGATCTGGCCGAACTTGGGTCACGACGATCGCGCCATCCGCTACGCCGCCCGCATCGCTCTGGAGCACCTGCCTTATGCCGATTGGTTCGGTAAAGTGGCTGCAGAAAAAGACACCCGCACTCTTTGCCAGCTGGCAGTCGCCGTTGCGCGTCACGGCAGCAAAGAAGATGCTCATGCGGTTCTGGCCCAACTGGCCACCGTTGATTTCAGCAAGCTGTCCACCGACGTCAAGCTGGAGCTGCTTCGCGCCGAGGCGCTGATCATGGCCCGTCACGAGAAGGGCAGTGTCGATCTCGTGGCTCAGCTCGATGCCCATTACCCGGACAGCGACGACAACGTCAACCGTGAGCTCTGCCGCGTGCTTTCCTACCTTCAGTCGCCTACCGTGGTGGGAAAAACGCTGAAGATGATGGCTGTGGAGAAAAAACAAACTCCTCCCGACTGGGCACTGCTCGCTAGCCGCAACCCGAAATACGGCACCGATGTCATCGGCATGCTCAACAACCTGCCATCGCTGCAAGACATGCACTACGCCTACTGCCTGCGTGTGGTGAAAACTCCGTGGACCAAAGAACAGCGTAAGCAGTATTTCACCTGGTTCAGCCAAGCTGCGAAGAAGAGCGGTGGCCAGAGCTACAAGGGCTTCATCAAAAACATCCGCAAGAGCGCATTGGAAAATGCCACCGAGGAAGAGCGTAAGATGATTGCCTCTTGGAAACTGGGTGAGGTGAACAATCCATTCGCCGACCTGCCACCTGTGAAAGGTCCAGGCAGAAACTGGAGAGTTCCAGCGGTGAGCAACCTCAAAGGCCTCGACAAGGCTGACATCGTCAACGGTGAGCGCATGTTCCGCGCTTCCCTCTGCGCAGCCTGCCACAGTGTCAAAGGTCAAGGCGGCGGAGCTGGTCCTGACCTCAGCCACGCGGCGGGTCGCTTCAAGCTGGCCGATTTTGCAGAAGCGATTGTAGAGCCTCACAAGGTGATCTCCGATCAGTATGAATTCAGCCTGATCCGCAAACGCGACGGATCCTTCCTCACCGGGAAGATTCTCGACGAGAAGGATGCCGTGCTGATCGTGGCCAACAATGCCTTCGATTTCAGCAAGACCGTGGAAGTTGCTGAGGTGGATGTGAAGTCCATCACACCGTCACCCGTCTCACCCATGCCTCCAGGCCTGATCAACCGCCTGAATGAGCAGGAGCTGAAGGACCTGATGGCCTACCTGCTGAGCTTGAAATAA
- a CDS encoding sugar phosphate isomerase/epimerase family protein, translating to MNRRTFTKLTLASALLGPAATASANDKNPAFKAKFAPTLNQLPTAPKDYVDQLKFAYDHGFRAWEDNWLKGRGPKVWEKVGSFCNDKGITLGVSVITAGYAIDFSKATKEDRAKLAADMKKGVELAKATGQTHMTFLPGSRNEMPLKEQIAKSVDTMHHCCDIVEEHGIILVQEPLSHQIRKKDPLLRSFEDGHMLCKAVNRKSCKLLADFYHEGEIGHGDRFIEIIEKVWDEVAYVQFGDSPGRKEPGTGKLDLGSVAKWLREKNYTGVIGMEHGVKGKGEEGLNNLIAAYRKIDA from the coding sequence ATGAACCGAAGAACATTCACAAAACTTACGCTCGCCAGTGCCTTGCTAGGCCCTGCTGCCACGGCATCCGCCAACGATAAGAACCCGGCATTCAAGGCCAAGTTCGCCCCCACCCTGAACCAGCTCCCCACCGCCCCCAAGGACTACGTGGACCAGCTCAAGTTCGCCTACGACCACGGCTTCCGCGCCTGGGAAGACAACTGGCTAAAAGGCCGCGGGCCCAAGGTCTGGGAAAAGGTGGGCAGCTTCTGCAACGACAAGGGCATCACCCTCGGTGTCTCCGTGATCACCGCCGGCTATGCTATCGATTTCTCCAAAGCCACCAAAGAGGACCGCGCGAAACTGGCCGCCGATATGAAAAAGGGCGTCGAGCTCGCCAAGGCCACCGGCCAGACTCACATGACCTTCCTCCCTGGCAGCCGGAACGAAATGCCCCTCAAGGAGCAGATCGCCAAATCCGTCGATACTATGCACCACTGCTGCGACATCGTGGAAGAACACGGCATCATCCTGGTGCAGGAACCGCTTTCTCACCAAATCCGTAAGAAAGATCCCCTCCTCCGCTCGTTTGAAGACGGCCACATGCTCTGCAAAGCCGTCAATCGCAAGTCCTGCAAACTGCTCGCAGATTTCTACCACGAGGGTGAAATCGGACACGGCGACCGCTTTATCGAAATCATCGAGAAAGTCTGGGACGAAGTTGCCTACGTGCAGTTCGGCGATAGCCCTGGCCGCAAGGAGCCAGGCACCGGTAAACTCGACCTCGGCAGCGTCGCCAAATGGCTGCGTGAGAAGAACTACACCGGCGTGATCGGCATGGAACACGGCGTCAAAGGCAAGGGCGAAGAAGGCCTGAACAACCTCATCGCCGCCTATCGCAAGATCGATGCCTAA
- a CDS encoding substrate-binding domain-containing protein → MSDFRIRSSAEQVAAHLRECLMKRVWTGRMPGSQKLVAELGVCSNTVESALKLLEQDGLLVNRGRRRSRQIVLPKETSRPTLRITILLYHSSDLYVHYMIELQHRLIEAGHTVIVDPKKSLHGYGMDVTKIARYVKRTETDAWIVTAASHDVLEWFAQQETPAFALFGRRKELPMAGIGTDKHLAFRAILKRLVSLGHQRIVLLIAEHVRKPEPAVFLVKFLEELEEHGIKAGSYNIPDWADDQDSFYQCLDSLFEYTPPTALIIEQPGRFMAAQQYLAQRGILAPQHISLVCQDPDVYFDGFRPSVAHINFDSNPMLRRVLRWAHNVARGKTDTHYSKASVEFIDGETVGPVPR, encoded by the coding sequence ATGTCAGATTTCAGAATCCGCTCATCCGCAGAGCAAGTGGCAGCGCATTTACGCGAATGCTTGATGAAACGCGTCTGGACGGGGCGCATGCCCGGCTCCCAAAAACTGGTCGCAGAGTTAGGAGTCTGCTCTAACACCGTGGAATCGGCTCTAAAACTACTGGAGCAAGACGGACTGTTAGTGAATCGTGGGCGCAGACGCAGCAGGCAAATTGTTCTGCCTAAAGAAACCAGCCGCCCGACCCTGCGGATCACCATCCTGCTTTACCATTCGTCGGATTTGTACGTGCACTACATGATCGAGCTCCAACACCGCTTGATCGAAGCCGGCCACACCGTCATCGTGGATCCTAAAAAATCCTTACACGGCTACGGCATGGACGTCACAAAAATCGCCCGTTACGTCAAACGCACCGAGACCGACGCTTGGATTGTCACCGCGGCATCCCACGATGTATTAGAATGGTTTGCCCAACAAGAGACACCCGCCTTTGCCTTGTTCGGAAGACGCAAAGAGCTCCCGATGGCTGGCATCGGAACCGATAAACATCTGGCCTTCCGCGCCATCCTTAAGCGACTGGTCAGTCTCGGCCACCAGCGGATTGTCTTGCTCATCGCCGAGCATGTTAGAAAACCGGAGCCCGCTGTCTTTCTTGTGAAATTTTTAGAAGAACTGGAAGAGCACGGCATCAAAGCGGGATCTTACAACATCCCAGACTGGGCCGACGATCAAGACAGCTTTTACCAGTGTCTCGATTCCCTCTTCGAGTACACCCCTCCCACTGCACTCATCATTGAGCAGCCAGGCCGATTCATGGCCGCGCAACAGTATCTGGCTCAGCGCGGCATTCTCGCCCCTCAGCATATTTCATTGGTCTGCCAAGATCCGGACGTTTATTTCGATGGCTTTCGCCCCTCGGTGGCTCACATCAACTTTGATAGTAACCCGATGTTACGCCGCGTCCTACGCTGGGCACATAACGTGGCCCGAGGGAAAACTGATACCCACTACAGTAAAGCGAGCGTAGAATTTATCGATGGAGAAACAGTCGGCCCCGTGCCCCGATGA
- a CDS encoding nitrilase-related carbon-nitrogen hydrolase, which yields MAVLLGSAVWQSTRDVPLGSDPVKITAVQSEVADIDNYIELSKLASGEQPADIILWPEYALPFELRKDVRASRKLFQFAETMGAYVVLGTHSAAPDEGWRNTAMTVDARGFVGEHYKNHTVHFFDDGVPGTESNAVATAHGKVGTAICFDCDYQDVIRRMTADGAEFFAIPSMDAIHWGEQEHYQHAELFRHRAAENGRWLAVAATSGVTQILDPNGKRVKSIPIIEEGALSGEIGRVTELTLYTRIGWLFPWVVMVAGALWMIVLFLQGLVERFTKGSPERLHRGSSPGDSVGPS from the coding sequence ATGGCTGTGCTGTTGGGCTCGGCGGTATGGCAATCCACCCGTGACGTGCCACTGGGTTCGGACCCGGTGAAAATCACCGCGGTGCAGAGTGAGGTGGCGGATATCGACAACTACATCGAGCTCTCGAAACTGGCCTCCGGCGAGCAACCGGCGGATATCATCCTGTGGCCGGAATACGCCCTGCCATTCGAGCTCCGGAAAGACGTGCGTGCGAGTCGGAAGTTATTTCAATTTGCCGAAACCATGGGAGCCTACGTGGTGCTGGGGACTCACAGCGCTGCGCCGGACGAGGGCTGGAGAAACACCGCCATGACCGTGGATGCACGCGGCTTTGTGGGGGAGCATTATAAAAACCACACCGTGCATTTCTTCGATGACGGAGTGCCCGGCACGGAGTCGAATGCAGTCGCCACGGCACATGGCAAGGTGGGCACAGCGATTTGTTTCGACTGTGACTACCAAGATGTGATCCGCCGCATGACGGCGGACGGGGCGGAGTTTTTTGCCATCCCCAGCATGGATGCGATCCACTGGGGCGAGCAGGAACACTATCAGCACGCCGAGCTTTTTCGCCATCGGGCCGCTGAGAACGGGCGCTGGCTGGCCGTGGCCGCCACCTCGGGAGTGACCCAGATTCTCGATCCGAATGGCAAGCGGGTGAAATCCATCCCGATCATCGAAGAGGGGGCTCTCAGTGGGGAAATTGGCAGGGTCACCGAGCTCACCCTTTACACCCGCATTGGCTGGTTGTTTCCCTGGGTGGTGATGGTGGCAGGTGCGCTTTGGATGATCGTTCTCTTCCTTCAGGGGCTGGTCGAGCGGTTTACAAAGGGCTCACCGGAAAGGTTACACCGCGGTAGTTCACCCGGCGATAGCGTGGGTCCCAGCTAA